In Mangifera indica cultivar Alphonso chromosome 7, CATAS_Mindica_2.1, whole genome shotgun sequence, the genomic window TTCCATGGCTGCCACTGTGGACTTCCTGTTTTCAGATTCATACATACGTAGATTCTCGCGAAAAGGTTACTGCTCGATATCAGGTAATAACCATGTCAGCCGTCTGTTTTCATACTTTTTAAGTTAACTACTTAATATCACAAAATGGCATTTGTTATGAGTATATCTTGTGGCTGTTACTAGTTGATTTGTCCATCAAAGAGAGAGGTCATGGTGTTTGGAAGCTTCAAACAAAGGGGCACTCTTTTGCCAAAAGCTCCAAAGGGATGGGGTTGGCGTACAGCCCTGTTGTTCGACGAGCTAGCTGATCTTCTCATTAATGGAACCTTGAGAGTGGCCGCTGTCGTACAGCTAGTATGAAAGTATTATACATGGTACTTCACCTACTCCTAGctgaattgaaataattttaaaaaatccacaGGCTTTCTGACTCTGTGTTCTTCTCATTTGTTGTTTCAGACGTAGACCGCAACAGCTagtagtttttctttatttgcctCAGCCGAGGTGCTTTGCTAGTGTAAGGATGAATAATATTCGAACTCATAACCGAGCAGCCTTTCTTTcatggtttgttttcttttcttttccctttttatccTATTGTTAATACATGTGAAGCAAAGTTGATAAATTAAACACATTTGTTACTCTTGTCATAGTATAAATTTACATATCCCCCTCTTGCTCTTATTCCTGTTGGAAATTATCGAGAAAGAAAGGTTgtaaaagatgatgatgaaggaTGGTAAAAGAAGTCCAAGAAGATAATCTGATGGCTATTTCAATTGATTTGGCTTAAACTTAAGCTTAGTCTATAtcaattcgaattcaactcATTTCAATCCAAATACGAAGCTGAGCCAGCTCCAACCCTAAGCACATCACCTGGGCAATGGAGATATGGCTAAAACAAATTCCACATGCTATCaatcatgaaattttttttttcagtttacaaCATTTTATCATCAATGAGGTCTTCGCCCacagacaacaaagaaaaatctaaatctaaatctaaatttCAATCTAGCCTTAACACATCTCAGCCCAAAGCATAAATAACTTGATTAGAGAATTAGCTACTACAATCACTATTGCTGTTATTATTGTCATTGCCATTATTCCTGTGATGATGATTACTTACATTAACGGTTCTCCTTCCATGCTTCAACTGTGAAATCTCCAACTGGGTCTTCATAAGAAACTGCATCCTCTGCAACTCCAGCTCTTTAGCAAACTTCATCCTCTGCTTCTCCATCTCCACAACTTGCTGTAACTTGGCACTCTCAGCTTGTTCATAAGCTTCCCCAAACTTCAATATGGCTCGTGTCAACATCCTCACTGACTCACCCCAACCACCCTTCTCTTTTCTCCCTTTCCCTAAATCCACCGCCACTCTTATCCTCTTGGCCGGAGGAAAACTGTCCATTGAATCTCTCGATTCCTCCTCCGATTCATCAGACTGTGTCTCCACGGCTGCCGCCGTGCCAGTCTTACCACTCCTTTTCCTCAAATGAATCTGATGCTGATTTTTGACCGCAGCCACCATCGGAGTTCTTATTCCAACAGGAATTCCCATTGGTACTCTTGAACTAACTGTAGCTGGAGGTGTTATTGCTGGCGGTATTGCCAGTGGTACCGGCATTTTCGCAGTCGTACCAATTAACTGATCGAGTTTTTCATAGAAAACCCATTTACTAGCTCCTCCACCTGACATAATTTTagctttttctaatttatactttttcttCACCGTATCTATTCGATTCTTGCATTGAATGTCAGTCTTTGGAGTCTTCGTATAATCCTCTCGACTACTCACAATATCGGCAACTTCTTTCCAATGCTTCTGCTTCAAGTTCCCTCTACTTAGCTCCAAGTACCGTTCTCCCCACGCGTCTATCAACACCGCAGTGGCTGCTTCGCTCCAACAGTCTTCTCTCCCACCACCACCGCCATTTTTCGGCGGCGGCGGCGGAGCCACTGTTATACTGTGCTGTTGTTGCTGCTGCGGTAGTTGTTGTTGACTTGGTGGTGCAGCCGCCGCAACTGTCACTGATATCCGTTCGTTTGGCGGTGACTGACATGACGGAGACGGAGACCCGGCTGCCGATGGCGACGGAGGTGAGTGCATCTCATCGTCTTCCTCCATCGGATCTGTTACGGTTTCTGTGAACCGGAAAAATAAACTAGATCTGATTTGGGAAACGAAGTAAAGAAAGCGCAGTAGGGCTGACCAATCAGTGAAAGACGGGACACGTGGCAGGGAAATTAGTTAAAAAGGGTGAGGTGGAGGGACGTGATTGGTGGATTAGTTAAGGGCTCCGTCACCGGCGTGAATGTCGTGTTTTTAGCTTCACTCGATTCGCCCCCACCAAAATATTTACAAACATGAGATACATGAATGCTGACTGAGCGAGCGAGTTAATAAttttgtgataaaattttatcgcTTGATAGGTTTCGGCCGAACTACCTCCTTCGTAATTGATGTCGACGACGACGTTTCTGCCTTGTACTGTGCTTGAAATAGGTTCACATTTTGACTTCGCTTTCCGGGGCCACCTTCTCTAGTGCAATTCATTAACTGGTCCTGTCCAAATCCATTtccaaagtttgaaatatttttttggcCAACTAActaat contains:
- the LOC123221351 gene encoding trihelix transcription factor ASIL2-like, whose translation is MEEDDEMHSPPSPSAAGSPSPSCQSPPNERISVTVAAAAPPSQQQLPQQQQQHSITVAPPPPPKNGGGGGREDCWSEAATAVLIDAWGERYLELSRGNLKQKHWKEVADIVSSREDYTKTPKTDIQCKNRIDTVKKKYKLEKAKIMSGGGASKWVFYEKLDQLIGTTAKMPVPLAIPPAITPPATVSSRVPMGIPVGIRTPMVAAVKNQHQIHLRKRSGKTGTAAAVETQSDESEEESRDSMDSFPPAKRIRVAVDLGKGRKEKGGWGESVRMLTRAILKFGEAYEQAESAKLQQVVEMEKQRMKFAKELELQRMQFLMKTQLEISQLKHGRRTVNVSNHHHRNNGNDNNNSNSDCSS